The Methylomonas sp. UP202 DNA window AATTTCTAGGGTTGCCAATAACCGCTCATTGGCCGATCTTGGACATGGGTGCGGCAGGTTAGCTTGTATCGCCTGTCGCCATATCCGCTGTTATTTGTCCGGGCTGGCCGTCGGCAAGCGCATCAGCACAAGCACCAACACCACTCCAGGCAGACCGATCACGGCTGAATACACGAAAAAAGCATGGTAACCGAACTGCGCGACCACTTCGCCGGAAATACTGCCGATCAATTTGGCCGGCAAGGTCATCAACGAGCTGAACAAAGCGTATTGGGTGGCGGTGTAAGCCGTATTGGTCAGACTGGACAGATAGGCGATGAAAGCCGCCGAGGCAATGCCGCCACTAAGGTTGTCGGCACTGATGACGCCGGCCAATAAGCGGGTATCTGGCTCGACGACCGCCAATGCGGCGAACAGCAAATTGGTGGCGGCTACAATCACGGCCCCGAGCAGCAGCGGTCGCATGATGCCGAACTTCATCACCAGCACCCCGCCCAGCGAAGTACCGAGGATGGTCATGAAAAAGCCAAAAATTTTGCTGACGTCGGCAATATCCTTTTTACTGAAACCCAGTTCCAGATAAAAGGGGTTTGCCATCACGCCCATCGCGATGTCGCTCATCTTGTAAACCGCGATCAGCAGTAATATCAGCAACCCGGTTCTGCCGTTTCGCTGGAAAAACTCGACAAACGGACTAAGCACCGCGTCCGACAACCAACCCGTCAATCGCTTGAGGGGCGAAGACAAATCGGCAATACCCAGCGCCGATTCGAGCGATGCTTCCAGCTGCCGTTCTTCAGCCGCTTGCTTGTGAGACGGCTCTTTGACCAACAGCGTCGTGATGATGCCCAACAACATCGACGCGGCCATGACCTGGTAAGCCAATCGCCAACTGGCGAATTCTGCGATATAAAAAACACCGGCTCCGGCGGCCAATAGCGACAAGCGATATCCAAATACATACATGGCGGCCATCGCGCCTTGAAAGCGGACAGCGGCCGCCTCGATTCGATAGGCATCGATGGCGATATCCTGGGTCGCCGAGCAAAAAGCCACCAATACGGCCAGCAATGCGACATCCGCCAAGTGACCCACCACATCCGCGCCGCTGATCGCCCATAGGCCGGCCGCGATGCCGAGTTGCGCGCTCAGTATCCAACTACGCCGCCGCCCTAGCCAGGAATCCAAAAGTGGTAGCGGCAAACGATCGACCACCGGCGCCCACAACACTTTGACGGAATAAGCGACGCCGACCAAGCTGAAGTAGCCGATGACCGACAAATCGACGTGTTCGTCGGCCAGCCAAGCGGAGAGCGTGGTCGAAATCAACGAAAAAGGCAGGCCGGCCGAAAAACCCAGAAAGATCATCGCCGCGACCCTCGGCCGGGTATAAACAAAAAAAGCGCTGTGCCAACTACCAGAGGTGTTTGACACGCGCTTTCCTTGGTTTACAACGACAATCCGACCGACGGCGCTTAGCCGTTGATCAGATAATGGGTCAAAATACTGGCCGCATAGCCGGCGGCGATAACCGGCGTCCATTTCAAGTGACTGAAGAAGGTGTACTTATGATTTGACTGCCCCATCAGCGCCACACCCGCGGCCGATCCGACCGAAAACAGCGAACCGCCGACGCCAGCCGTCAATGTCACCAACAACCATTGGTACAAGTCCATGTCCAGATTCATGTTCAGCACCGCGAACATCACCGGAATGTTATCGACGACGGCGGATATCACACCGACCAGGATGTTGGCGGTGGTTTGGCCCAAGCCGTCGTACATCGCGCCGGACAACAACTCCAGATAGCCAATGTAACCAAGTCCGCCGACCGCGAAAACCACGCCAAAGAAGAACAGCAACGTATCCCACTCGGCTTCTTTCACTTTATTGAAGATATCGAAGCGCGAGCCGTCTTCGTTGGGGAAGCGAACCTTCAGGCTATAACCGTACAACATCAGGATGGACAAACCCAGCATCATGCCCATGAACGGCGGCAGATGCAAAAACTGTTTAAAGCTGACAGCCAAGCCGATGGTGACGCCGAACAAACCACAAACCACCCAGCCGCCGGGTTTCAATTGAACCGCCGCTTCGTTGGTCGCTTCTGGTTGCCCGTTGGGTACCGCTTGCGCCATGAAAAACGCCGGCACCACGAAATTCACGACCGAAGGAATGAACAACTTGAAGAAATCGAAAAATTCGGCATAACCTGCTTGCCAAACCATCAGGGTCGTAATGTCGCCGAATGGGCAAAACGCGCCGCCGGCATTCGCGGCAATCACCAAATTGACGAAACCGACCGCGACGAATTTTTCGTTATCCGCGCCGACCGCCATGACCACGGCACCGACCAGCAAGGCAGACGTCAGATTGTCGGCTACCGAGGACAGGAAAAAGGTGATGATACCGGTGATCCAGAACAGCTGTTTGTAGCCGAACTGCTTTCTGATCAACCAGGATCGTAACGCTTCGAAGACGTTGCGCTCGGCCATCGAATTGATATACGTCATCGCCACCAGCAGGAACAGCATCAATTCGGCGTATTCCTTGAGGTCGTGCTCGAATGCGCTGTGCAGCTCTTCGCCGGATACGCCGGCGTCGTGAGCCAAAATCGCCACGTGCGCCCAAATGACCGCCGCCGCGAATATGACCGGTTTCGATTTACGCAAGTGCGTAAATTCCTCGGCCATCACGAAACCGTATGCAACCAGGAAAATCAGAACGGTATAGACGCCCCGCTCGGTTCCGGTCAGCCCCAGATTCTTAAATTCTTCGGCCATGGCGAGTTCCGGTAGGAACAACAAACCGGCCAAAATCAATAATGCGCGCAACAAGATAGCCCCCTTATCCTCTATATGTTCTAGTCGTTATCAAAAGCGGAAAAATCTAACCGGGCATGGTACCACTATACAATATTCTTTGTCATTTAATCCCAGCGAGTATAATATTCAATTACCTATCAAATTAGTCAGTAAAGCGATCCGCCCACCTAAATGTATCAATACAATCAAAGAGATCAAACACTTATCGAAGAGCGAGTCCGGCAGTTCCGCGGGCAGACCGAACGATTTTTGAACGGGGAATTGGACCCCGATCAGTTCCGCGCGCTACGCCTGATGAACGGCCTTTATATCCAAACGCACGCGCCAATGTTGCGCGTCGCGGTGCCTTACGGATTGCTGTCGTCTCGACAATTACGCAAACTTGCGTCGGTGGCGCGCGACTACGATCGCGGCTATTGCCATTTTACGACACGCCAAAACGTTCAATACAACTGGCCGGAACTGTCCCGAGTACCCGATTTACTCGCAGAGCTCGCGACCGTGCAAATGCATGCGATTCAAACCAGCGGCAACTGCCTGCGCAACACCACCTCGGATCATTTGGCAGGCATATGCCGGGACGAGATAGAAGATCCGCGCCCTTATTGCGAACTTATTCGGCAATGGACAACCTTGCACCCCGAGTTCGCGTATTTGCCGCGTAAATTCAAGATCGCGGTCAGCGGCGCTGGTCATGATCGCGCCGCCGTGCAATTCCACGATATCGGGGTCTACCTGATAAAAAATGAGCAGGGTGAAACCGGCTTTAGAATTTTGGCGGGTGGCGGCTTGGGCAGAACGCCGATTATCGGTCAAACCGTCAAAGGCTTTCTGGAGAAAAAGCATTTGCTGTCCTACCTGGAAGCCATTGTGCGGATTTACAACTTGTTTGGTCGGCGCGACAACAAATACAAGGCCCGCATCAAGATCCTGGTCAAGGAAACCGGATTGGAAAAATTTACGGCGATGGTCGAGGAGGAATGGCTCAGAATCCGTGATTCCTTGGTGCTCGGCGACGAGCGTATCGAGGAAATCAAGGCCCAATTCGCGCCGCCACCCTACCGCGACTTTACTGGGGACGACACCGGCTTTTCGACGAAACAAGCCGAGGACGGCCGTTTTGCGAAGTGGGTGAAGCACAATACCGTCGAGCACAAAATCCCTGGCTATCGCGGGGTTTACGTGTCGTTGAAGGCGCCGGATTCGCCGCCCGGCGACATTACCTCGGAACAACTAGACGCATTGGCAGAGCTTGCCGATCGCTTCAGCTTCGGCGAAATCAGAAGCACGCACCGGCAAAATCTGGTGCTGGCCGATGTCGAGCAAGCCAGTCTGTACCAACTCTGGCGGCAATTGGACGCGCTTAAGCTAGCCACGCCGAATATCGGCACCGTCACCGATATGATCTGCTGCCCAGGACTGGACTTTTGCTCGCTGGCCAACGCCGGATCGATCGGCGTGGCCAAGGAAATCAACGAAGCCCTGGATGATATCGATTACATCCACGACATCGGCGACCTGAAGATCAATATGTCCGGCTGCATGAACGGCTGCGCCCATCAAAGCGTCGGCCACATCGGCATTCTAGGCGTCGACAAGCATGGCGAAGAGTGGTACCAAATCACGCTCGGCGGCTCGTCGGAAAATGACGCGGCGATCGGCGAACGCCTGGGTCCGGCAATCGCCAAAGCCCAAATCACGGCCGCGATCACAACGATACTCGATGTCTACTTGCAACTGCGTCAGGAAAACGAAGCTTTTCTGCAAACCGTCTACCGCGTTGGCCTGGAACCATTCAAAGCAAAAGTTTATGCAAATCATTAAAGACCGTACATTAACCACGGACGCCTGGCGGTTTCTCGCTGACGATGCCGAGATCCCCGGCGATAGCGACGTCACCGTGACTCTTCAACGCTGGCTGAACGACAAAGCCGTCCTTTCCGGCCGGACAGGTCAAACCGGCGTGCGCATCGAGCCTGATGACAATATCGGCGACCTCGCCGGCGACCTACCCAATTTTTCGCTGATCGAGGTGGATTTCCCAACCTTCACGGACGGCCGAGGCTTTTCCCTGGTCCGGTTGTTGCGCGATAAATACGGGTACAGGAGCGAAATCAGGGCTGTCGGCCAATTTTCGGCGGATCAGGTTTTTTACCTTTCCCGCGTGGGCGTTGACACTTTCGCGCTAGCGGATGAAGCGCAAGCCCAAGTCGCCTTGGCAGCGTTTAACGATTTTAGCGTTACCTATCAACCCTCGGCTCGTTGAAGCCACCCACACTACTACTCGGGGCGGACGTTTAAACGCCGCGCCGTAAACAAACAAAAACCCGGCGACCTCTCGGCCAGCCGGGTTTTTTATGCGACTACGCAGCCGCCTACTTCTTGATGATGGCGATGCCTTTCAGCAAATTCAGCGCCTCATGCAACGGATAGTCACGCACTTCGGTTTCAGTGTCGCTACCGTCTTTTTGCAATACGTCCTTGGCGTCTTCTTTATCGTCCTCATCCGCTTTTTTATCCGGTTTCGCATTCCCGTTGGTCAAATGGTGGGTCAAATCAGCCTCCTTGATCGACTCCAATTTGGCCTTATCCAACGCCTCCAGCTTGAAGCGGGCCAGCGTGACGTCGGGTTCGATACCTTCCGCCTGGATGGACCGACCCGAAGGCGTGAAGTAACGGGCCGTTGTCAGCTTCACCGCCGCGCCATTGCTGGTAGGCAATATGGTTTGCACGGAACCCTTGCCGAACGATTTTTCGCCCATGATGATCGCGCGCTTATGGTCTTGCAGCGCTCCTGCAACAATTTCGGATGCCGAAGCCGAGCCGCCGTTAATTAGCACGACGATGGGCGCGCCGTTAATAACGTCATCCGGCGTCGCATTAAAACGCATTTCCGAATTCTTGATTCGGCCTTCGGTATAGACGATCAGACCGGACTCGATAAAGGCATCGCTGACATCGACCGCGGCGTTCAACACGCCGCCGGGGTTATTGCGCAAATCCAACACCAAGCCTTTCAGCGGGCCTTCGTTTTCTTTCTTCAATTCGTCCAGTGCGTCCAGCAAGCCTTGGCCGGTGCCCGATTGAAAACTGCTGATCCGCAAGTAGCCGTAGTTTTTCTCCAGCAAACGGTTTTTGACGCTTTTAACCTTAATGATGTCGCGGGTCAGCGTAAATTTCAACGGTGCTTCCTCTCCTTCGCGGATGACCGTTAGCACGATGTCGGTGCCCGGTTCGCCGCGCATCACTTTCACGGCATCCGCCAACGTCATTCCCTTGACCGGCTTGTCATCCAAGCGAACGATCAAATCGCCCGCCTTGATGCCGGCCTTTTGAGCCGGCGTATCGTCGATCGGCGAAACCACTTTCACAAATCCGTTCTCCATCCCGACCTCGATGCCCAGCCCACCGAATTGACCGGTCGTACCCTCTTGCAGCTCTTTATATTCCTCGCTGGCCAGATAAGCCGAATGCGGATCGAGGCCGGACAACATGCCGCGAATCGCATCCTCCAGTAACTTTTTATCGGATACCGGTTCGACGTAATCCTGTTTAATCCGCCCGAAAATCTCGGTAAAGGTTCTCAACTCGTCGAACGGCAACGATTGCAGGTCGTCGGCCTTGGCCGCCGCCGGCGCGGGCTTTTCCGCCCAAACGCTGCTGCACAAGCTAATCGCCGAACCTAAGATAAAGCCGACCAGTAAAATTAAAAGATTTCTGTTATTTAACATTTGTATTAAAGCTCCAACGACCTGATTCCTGTAAATAGATTAACCCTTGGCTGGCTTCCGGCACCACTGTGCTGGGTCGACGGGCCGGCCTTGCTTCCTGATCCCAAAATACAACGCCGCCTGAGAACGTCCGCCGCTGCGCCCAACCGAAGCCAAGACTTCGCCGGATTTGACATGATCGCCAACACTCTTGTGCAAACTTTGGTTGAACGCGTACAAGCTTAAATAGCCGTGCCCGTGATCGATGATGATCATCAATCCGTAACCGCGCAGCCAATCGGCATAAACAACCCGGCCGGCGGTAATTGCCCGAATTTCGGCGCCTTCGGGCGCACTGATTACCACGCCATCCCAGGTGGTTTCGTACCGACGTGACCCGAAATGCTCGACGACCGCGCCTTGCACCGGCCAAGGCAACCGACCTTGCAACTCCGGGAAGGGTTGACGCCCCGCCTCCGGTTCCTTGACGGAGCGAATCTGCTCCGGAGGTTTTCCAGGCTGTTTGAGTGGGCTTGGTGCCGGAGGTTCCGGCGCCGGCGGGGCGACTCTCTCGGCATTATCATCAGTTTTTTGCAACGATGCCACCAACGCCTGTAATTTTTTCTCGTCGCCGATTAAACGATCCAATAAATGCCGCTTTTCGGCGTGTTCTTTTTCCAGGCTCGCCAATAATTGCTCGCGCTGGACTTTCAGCGTCCGCATGGTCTCGGCCTCCTCCTGTTTCTTCTCGAGCGAGACTCGCAGCAGTTGGGATTCGGTGTCGTTTCGCGCTTCTAACTGCCCGAGAATCCGACTATCCTCCGCGATCGCGTGCAGTTTCTGTAAGCGCGCCTTGCCGATATAGTCCGAATACACCCGCATCCGCCCAGACAGAGCCGGGTCACGCTGGTTCAGCACGACTTGTAAGCCTTTACTGTCTCCGCCCATCGCGTAGACCGCACGGATCAATCCCGCCAATCCTTTTTCCTGACTACGCAGATCTCTTTGAGTGTCGGCGAGTTTGGTTCGTATCTCTTGCAGCGATTGTTCATGCGCCTTGATCTCCACGCGAATGGTGCGTAACGCGTTGGCAGCCTCGCCATATTGCCGTTCCAGTGTTTGCAGTTGATCTAGCAATCGACTTTTTTCCGCTTCCAGCTCGCGTACGTCGCCGCCGACGTGTTGAATCTTGTCATGAATCTCGGCCAAATCTCGGCTATCGGTATTCTCGGCACGAACCGGAATTGCCAGGCTCAATCCTGCCAGAAGAATCGACAAACGCAGGCAAACACGCATGGTTCAGGCCATAACCCGAAAAAGATAGGACGCTCGCATCAAAACAGGCGCGCTCGGCATATGTTCCCGAATATTAGGCGCCATCCTTGCCCCTTGCCGTCCAACCGGAAGCCAAAATCCCCGCGGTTTTACACTTCACCATTCATGGACCATTTATCTGTAACGAAAAATCGCGCCGCCATTTAACGGATTTGCACGAAGACTATATTTTGGCAGCCATGAGCCAAGGTATTGAATTCGAAGGCTCACTCTGTTAGATTTGCACGCCTTTGACTGCTGCGGTTTCTGGCGATAGGCCAAAGGCTTGTGCTTCGGCATTATACAGCACAGAGATGGTGTCATCGCTTGAAAGCACCTGACTCGCCGCCCAATTCTTAGCTCATTTCGGGATCAATGGAAGAAATAGACCACAGCAATTCCTACGACGACCAGGACATCAGTCGCGCCGCCTGCTGCTTGAAAGCGATGTCTCACCCGTTACGCCTCAAAATTCTTTGCGTGTTGGGCAGCAACTCAATTAGCGTCCAGGATATTGTGGAGCAGGTCGGCACCAGCCAGAGCAACATTTCCCAGCATTTGGCCATTTTGCGGGATAAAGGCATCCTTGATTACAAAAAGGAAGCAAACCGCGTTTACTATTTTATCGACGACGAACGCGTAATACACCTGATCCAAATGATGCGCAGCGTGTTTTGCAGCACTTGAATTTTAGTTTCCGAAACCTCAACAGAATTTAACGATGGACCAATATATCGAATTTGCCACCAACCACTATTTGCTTGCCTTTTCGCTGGTCTGCGTCATTTTTTTGCTGATCCAGGATTTGATTTCCAACTCGTTCAATAAATTCGAAAGCATCTCCCCGCTGATTGCGGTGACCAAGATGGACAATACCAACAGCGTGGTGGTGGATGTCCGGGAGTTGAACGAATTCGGCAAAAGCCACATCGAGAACGCCATTAACATCCCATTAGGCAAACTGGAGGAGAAGCTGGCCTCGCTGGAAAAACACAAACAACACCCGGTAATCGTCACCTGCCAAACCGGCGCGCGTTCGGCGGCGGCATGCAAGACGCTGACCAAGGCGGGTTTCGAACAAGTATTTAACATGACCGGCGGAATGCAATCCTGGGAAGACTATAAACTGCCGGTCAAAATCAGCAAAACTCAATCCTAACCCACAACACCGAAGGGAAACTCATGGCCGAAATCAACGCCCAGACCGACAAGCAGTTCGTCATTCAAAAGATTTATACCAAGGACATTTCTTTTGAAACCCCCAACGCGCCGAAAATCTTTACCCAGAAATGGGAACCCACGCTGGACTTGAACCTGGGCACCCATGTCAACGCGATAGACACCTCGGTTTACGAAGTGTCGCTGACCTTGACGGTTACCGTCAAAGTGGGCGAGGCCACCGCATTTTTAGTTGAAGTCAATCAGTCGGGCATTTTCATGATCGCCGGATTCACCGATCAGGAAATGGGGCCGATGCTAGGCAGCTTCTGTCCCAACATTTTGTTCCCTTACGCTCGAGAAGTCATTTCCGACTTGGTCAGCAAGGGCGGCTTCCCACAATTGATTCTGGCTCCGGTCAATTTCGACGCGCTGTATATGCAGCAATTACAACAAGCTCAAGCTCAGCAAGCTCCTGAAGATAAAACCTTAAACTAAGCCGTTTTAATGCCGCCCGCGATCAGCATATTCGGTGCCGGTTCATGGGGAACGGCTCTGGCGATTCAAGCCGCCAGAAACGGCAGCGCCACCATGCTGTGGGCTCACAATCCACGGCATGTGGCCGACCTAAATACCGATCGGCAAAACCGGCGCTATCTGCCGGACAAACCGTTTCCGGCCAACCTGGCCGTCACCAGTAATCTGAAACAGGCGGTTGAATTCAGCGACATTTTGCTGATATCGGTTCCCAGTCACGCGTTCCGGGACACTTTGACCGCAATCAAGCCGATGCTAGACGAGTCGCCGAAAATTGCCTGGGCGACTAAAGGCTTTGACGGCGCGGAAGGTGCGTTACTCAGCGATGTTGCCGCCGACGTTCTGGGGCATGGCGCGGCGACGGCGGTACTATCGGGCCCAACCTTCGCTCGGGAAGTCGCCGACGACCTACCCACCGCGCTCACCGTTGCATCGATTTCCGAACCTTTCGCGGCCGAACTGGCCGGAATTCTCCACAATCAACGCTTTAGAGTTTATACCAGTACCGACATCGTCGGCGTGCAAGTCGGCGGCGCGTGTAAAAATGTCCTGGCGATAGCGGCCGGCATTGCCGACGGCTTGGGATTTGGAGCGAATACGCGCTCCGCGTTGATTACCCGCGGCCTTAGCGAAATTATCCGCCTCGGCATTCGCTTGGGCGGCCAGCCGGATACCTTCATGGGTTTGGCCGGTCTGGGCGATTTAATTCTAACTTGCACCGACGACCAGTCGCGCAATCGCCGCTTCGGATTAGCCTTGGGACAGGGTAAGAGCCAAAGTCAGGCGCTGGCCGACATTAATCAGGCCGTGGAAGGTATCTCCGCCGCGCGCCTGACCCAAACTCTCGCACAAAAACATCTCGTCGAAATGCCCATCACCGAGCAGGTTTACAACGTATTGTTCAATCAGCTCGCTCCGCTACAAGCCGTTCAAAATCTGCTGGGTCGTAATCCGAAGTCGGAATATTGACCTGTCGCACCGACCTCCCGGTCATCAATACGCAATTCATTTTAAAAACAGGGGTATTACGCCCCACGGATTGTGCGTTGCCTAACAAATTCCCGTTAAGGTTTTGATAAAAATCGAGTTTCACTCGTTTCCCTGGATTTCGGGGTTTTTCCCAGCCAATCCTGTCTAAGTCATTGTAGAAAAAGAAAGAATTTAATCTAAATGCCTCTTGACTAACCCACCGTTGAAAACTATAGTGGTACAAAAGTGCTATAAAGTGGTTTAAAAGGGAATTTTTTGGAAATTTGAGGCGTATCTTGTTTCGAGGCATTAGTTCAATCAGTTTGGATGCGAAAGGGCGCGTTGCGATTCCTACTCGGTACCGGGAGGAGTTACAAGAGTGCTGTGACCGCCAAATGGTTGTGACTGTCGCCGTCGACGACAAATGCATAGGCGAGCCGGGCTGCCTGTGGCTGTACCCGCTTCCCGAGTGGGAAAAACTCGAACAAACCATCAGCAAGCTGCCGACACTTAACAAGATGGCCGGCAAATTGCGCCGATTTGTGATTGGCAACGCTTCCGAATGTGAAATGGATACTCAGGGCCGCTTGTTGCTGCCGGAAAAGCTCAGAGAGTTTGCCGGCATGGAGAAACATATTGTTTTGGTCGGTCAACTGAACAAGTTCGAGATCTGGAACGACGAAGCCTGGAAGGCCAAGGAACAGGAGTGGATGGACGGCAACGACACCGAGGGCCTTGAAGAACTCGGCTCCTTGTCGTTCTGACCGGGATGTCCGGCCACCAGACTGTTTTATACGAAGAAGCCCTGCGGGAACTCCGGATAAAACCTAATGGCGTCTACCTGGACTGCACCTTCGGGAGAGGCGGCCACAGCCGCGGTATCTTGACCCGGCTTGGCGAATCCGGCCGACTATTGGCCACGGACCGCGATTACGATGCGATTGTTAGCGCGACCGCCGACGAACTGAAAGCGGATCCGCGCTTCAGCCTTCATCACGCTTGCTTCTCGGAGCTGGCTGCCGTGGCGGAGCAATCGGGCTGTCACGGCAAATTGGACGGCATCTTGATGGATTTGGGCGTTTCTTCGCCGCAACTGGATAAGGCCGAACGCGGTTTCAGTTTTCTCCGCGACGGCCCGTTGGACATGCGCATGGACTCGCAACGCGGCCCGACGGCCGCCGAATATCTGGCCAAGGTAGAAGAATCGGAACTGGCAAGAATTTTTTTCGAATACGGCGAAGAACGCTATTCGCGCAGAATAGCCAAGGCCATTGTCACCCAGCGGCAATCGCACCCGCTGACGACGACAGCGCAATTGGCCAAACTAATCGAAGACAACGTGCCGTTCCGAGACAAACACAAACACCCGGCCACACGCTGTTTCCAGGCCATCAGGATAGAAATCAATCAGGAATTGGAACAGTTACGCACCGCCCTGCGGCTGGCGTTGGAGGCGTTGGCGCCTGAGGGGCGATTAGTCGTGATTTCGTTTCATTCGCTGGAAGACCGCATTGTGAAGAACTTTATCCGCGACGAGGCCGGCGCGAAGCACGACCCAGGCAAATTACCGGTCCGGGAGCGCGATATTGAGCAAGGCCGACTGCGCAAAATCGGCAAGGCGATCCGCGCCCAGTACGACGAATTGCAAGCCAACGCCCGCGCGCGTAGTGCGGTAATGCGCGTGGCGGAGAAACGCTGATGGCTATCGCTCGAAATATTTTCCTGACGGCGTTAGTGGCGATGTTGCTGATCTCGGCGATTGCAGTGATCTACAGCAAGTACGAATCGCGACTGTTATTCATGGAAATTCAGAAAAAGGAAAAGGAACTTGACGATTACGAAGTGGAATGGGGTCGCTTGCAACTGGAATTGACCACCTTGACCGAGGAAAACCGAGTGGAGATCGCGGCCCGGCAAAGGCTGATGTTGACGTTGCCAGCGCAGGACAAAATCATCTACATAAAACCGTAAATGCGTATTACCACGGGGGCGGTCGGGTTGCCGCAAAGTTCAGATTTTGTGATTCGACGCCGCATGTTGTTGACGTTGATGCTGGTGGCGATGTCGGCCTTGATCGGTCGTGCCGTGTATTTGCAGGTGCTGGACAAGGAGTTCCTGCAAGACAAGGGCGACATGCAGCACATCGACATCGTACCGGTGCCGGCCTATCGCGGCCAAATTCAGGATCGAAACGGCGAACCGCTGGCGATCAGCACGCCGGTGCAATCGATCTGGGTGAATCCGCGACAATTGAAAGACGCCGAACAGGACAAGCTGACGCCGATGGCGAAAATCCTCGGCTATCCGGAAAAGGAATTACGGGCGCAGTTAAAAAAAGAGAAAGACGCCAACAAACGCTTTTTGTATCTCCGCCGGCAGATCAATCCGGATGTGGCTGAAAAAGTCAAGGAACTCGATATTACCGGCGTGTATTTCGAGCGCGAGTTCAAGCGCTATTATCCGGCCGGCGCGGTTTCGGGGCATTTGTTGGGATTCACCAACATTGACGATGTCGGCCAGGAAGGCATGGAGCACGGCTACGAACATATCTTGCGCGGCCAGCCCGGCAAAAAACGGGTGATTAAGGACGGCAAGGGCCAAATTATCAAGGATGTCGAAAATATCGAAGAAGCGGTACCCGGCCGGGATTTGGTCCTGACCATAGACGAGCGCATCCAGTATCTGGCATATCGGGAATTGCAAAACGCCATGCTTCAAAACAAGGCGCATTCGGCCTCGCTGGTCGTGTTGGACGCCAAAAACGGCGACGTGCTGGCCACGGTCAGCCAACCGGCGTTCAACCCGAACAACCGTAAGGAACTGAGCAGCAACCGTTATCGCAACCGGGCGATGGTAGACAGTTTCGAGCCCGGCTCGACGGTCAAGCCTTTCGTCGTCGCGGCGGCTTTGGACGGCGGCTATATCAGCCCGAACGTGATGATAGAAACCCACGGTGCCTATCACCTGGGCCG harbors:
- a CDS encoding penicillin-binding protein 2 is translated as MRITTGAVGLPQSSDFVIRRRMLLTLMLVAMSALIGRAVYLQVLDKEFLQDKGDMQHIDIVPVPAYRGQIQDRNGEPLAISTPVQSIWVNPRQLKDAEQDKLTPMAKILGYPEKELRAQLKKEKDANKRFLYLRRQINPDVAEKVKELDITGVYFEREFKRYYPAGAVSGHLLGFTNIDDVGQEGMEHGYEHILRGQPGKKRVIKDGKGQIIKDVENIEEAVPGRDLVLTIDERIQYLAYRELQNAMLQNKAHSASLVVLDAKNGDVLATVSQPAFNPNNRKELSSNRYRNRAMVDSFEPGSTVKPFVVAAALDGGYISPNVMIETHGAYHLGRNVVKDVHNYGTLDLTHVLQKSSNIAVTQIAMTMPPEYFWGIYSKLGFGTSAGVGFPGEASGTLLDYQNWHEFDQATLSFGYGVSTSVLQLARAYTALADDGVLHSVTLLKRDEDPDAQRVFKPETARRVRDMLEHVISKEGTAYQARVEGYRVAGKTGTVKKAMAGGYTEDKYLSVFVGMAPASNPRFIIAIVVDEPTSGQYYGGLVAAPAFSRVMAGALRVYGVEPDGVDTMHLLLSKR